A genomic segment from Malus domestica chromosome 05, GDT2T_hap1 encodes:
- the LOC108171711 gene encoding uncharacterized protein, translating to MAPKRGRGKAMEELIPPSPMRAKMGRSQARPSQQCGQSSSQPRLSRPSQHITLNQTQQQPPITRRTQSQLETQLQQNPSASSCGDEPLATPLNKTGENQSEGIRKGRGAALSISEWGTGTKVHIDFDSKWKPIKENATRFSGQLGIIARNGQRVPLTYVSWTEMPDHVLDDIWKEVTDNTDVPDAYKFHCLKVIGNRWRDWKCRVKQRWYDAYLTDEQRLSFTPPQVTTDQWKTLVKYWGLPNIKEYSEANKANRAHGGAPHRTGRTSFAQLKHEMREKGEKTDRLSMFIKTRTKKTKNDDRDLFDEESGHIINQFNQCLEEREEHEQDEDYREEVFTRVMGPDAYGRVRMYGTGITPSQVFCQSSRSSNVNEDTIREEVERQYKTKIDDLKAKHESEIEDLRSKYSEVSSKLHLVMTHIGFHVNTSPSGSGQAPNTSSHLQETYGSNEQQPQLDPEP from the exons ATGGCACCAAAGAGGGGAAGAGGCAAAGCAATGGAGGAATTGATTCCCCCATCTCCAATGAGAGCTAAAATGGGTAGGTCACAAGCACGACCATCTCAGCAGTGTGGACAAAGTTCGAGTCAGCCTCGGTTATCTAGGCCATCTCAGCATATCACATTGAATCAAACTCAACAACAGCCACCAATTACAAGGCGCACACAGTCTCAATTAGAGACACAACTACAACAAAATCCATCTGCCTCTAGTTGTGGGGATGAGCCTTTGGCAACTCCATTAAACAAAACAG GTGAAAATCAATCTGAAGGTATTAGGAAGGGTCGAGGAGCTGCTCTTTCTATCTCAGAATGGGGAACTGGAACAAAAGTTCATATTGATTTTGATTCTAAATGGAAGCCAATCAAAGAAAATGCAACCAGGTTTAGTGGACAACTTGGAATTATAGCAAGAAATGGTCAAAGGGTTCCTCTAACATATGTTTCATGGACTGAAATGCCTGATCATGTATTAGATGATATTTGGAAAGAAGTCACG GATAACACAGATGTCCCTGatgcatataaatttcattGCTTAAAGGTTATTGGCAATAGATGGAGGGATTGGAAGTGTCGGGTTAAGCAAAGATGGTATGACGCATACTTGACCGATGAACAACGATTATCCTTCACTCCTCCTCAAGTCACTACAGATCAATGGAAGACACTAGTAAAGTATTGGGGCCTCCCTAATATAAAG GAATATTCTGAGGCAAATAAGGCTAATCGTGCACATGGAGGTGCTCCTCATCGGACTGGTCGTACTTCATTTGCTCAATTGAAACATGAG atgagagagaagggagagaaaacGGATCGGTTGAGCATGTTtataaaaacaagaacaaagaaaacaaagaatgatgaCAGAGACCTTTTCGATGAGGAAAGTGGCCACATTATT AATCAATTTAATCAATGCTTGGAAGAAAGGGAAGAGCATGAGCAAGACGAGGATTATCGAGAGGAGGTGTTTACTAGAGTTATGGGACCTGATGCATATGGACGTGTTCGCATGTATGGAACAGGTATAACTCCATCTCAAGTGTTTTGTCAAAGTTCAAGATCTTCCAATGTTAATGAGGACACCATACGAGAAGAGGTAGAAAGACAATATAAGACTAAGATAGATGATCTTAAGGCTAAgcatgaatctgaaattgaAGATCTCCGATCCAAGTATAGTGAAGTCAGTTCGAAACTCCATCTCGTGATGACTCATATTGGTTTCCATGTTAACACATCACCAAGTGGAAGTGGACAG GCTCCAAATACATCAAGCCATCTACAAGAAACATATGGGAGTAATGAGCAACAACCTCAGTTAGACCCAGAACCATAG